GCAATTAGAAGGTTGGCTCCTTGGATTATCTCCGTACATTTGAAGGATTACAAAGAAGTTCCTATTGGTTACCAGGGAAATGCTTGCATTGCCGCAGATGGCAGGAAATATATGGGGACAGTACTTGGTGAGGGCGATGCAGATATCCAGGAGTGCTTGAAGGTGTTAAGAGAAACAGGCTACAAAGGCTATCTTAGTATTGAATACGAAGGCGATGAAGATCCTTCCGCTGCTGTTTCAAAAAGCATTGCCTACGTGCGTTCGCTTCTAGCTTCACCTAATTAATAGTTTGGAAATGAAATACTTGCCGCAGTAATAGCTTCCCAAGGGCCAGTCAATTGCAGTTTTTATTCAAGGCAAAAGTGTCATAATAATTTTAGAGATAATTGGTTGCAGATAATAGGTAGCATTATGCCTTCAACTGACAGAAAGATAAGTTTAAAAATCAGGCTATTGGTTGTACTCCTTGCTGCTGTGATTATCCCTTCGGTAGTGATTGCAGGAATTCTAGTGCGCACGGGTGCCGAAAGAGAGCAACGCCGAATCTTTGCTGAGATGCAGGCGGTTGCGGAAGCGGTTTCAGACGACATTAGTGAGTTTATGGGCAATGTGCAATCGATCTTGGTAACGGCTAGCCTTTCTCATGCTTACTGGGTTTCTAGGCGACAAGCCCTGACCGATTTGCAAAAGAAGTTTCCCTTTTTTAAACAATTGGCAATCTATGATTTTTCAGGGATTGTCCAAGTTATAGTCCGACAAAAGGGCGCCACTTGGCAACCCCCACAAGTTCTAACAAGAGCGGCGATAAAAGAAGCAATGGCAGGGCGAAATTATACTAGTGATGTTCAGTTTGTCATGCCTCACTACCCTTTGGTTCTTGTTGCTGTGCCAATTGGTCAGCCAGGAGAGCCTCCGTCAGAGGTGCTTTTTGGTGTTGTCAGCCTTGAGACCCCGAAAGATATTATAAGCAAAATTCGCATGGGGCGGGGGGGATATGTTTTCGTTGTCGATAAAAAGGGGCGAGTTATTGCCCATCCTCTAGAACGCATGCACTTAATAGGTGCCGATTTCTCGCGGCTTGGCCCTGTGCGACAAGCTCTTGAAGGAAAAACTGATACTGCTCTTACGCGAGAAGATATTTTTACAGATCCATCAGGGAGGGAAGTTGCAGGAGTTTTTCACCGGATTCCCGATCTTGGCTGGGTTGTAGTTGTTCAAGTTCCAGTAAGCGAAGCTTTTGGATCTCAGGCTGGAACATTTGCAATAGCATTGGCTTGGGCATTTTTATTTGCCGTTCTTTTTGGTTTATTTGGGTTGTATTTGGTTCGGCGAGTAACCATCCCCATATCGAAGCTCAAGGAGGGAGCCGAAGCTATAGGCGCTGGAAATCTTTCTTGGCGCATTAATGTTCGAACGAGAGATGAATTAGAAGACCTTGCAGACGCTCTGAATCGAATGGCGGAAAACTTAGAGGTCTCTAGACGCCAACTTGAGGAAGAGCATGACCGAGCCGTTAAGGCTGCAAGAGAAGCCAACATATTGTTTAGGGTATCCCAGTCATTGGTGTTTTCCATGGACCTTGAACACCGGCTGATGGTTGTAGCCAGAAACCTTGCTGATGTGTGTGATGCAAGCAAAGCCGCACTTTGGCTAGTAGAGAACGGATACTTGAAACCTGCAATTTCTCATGGTTTATCTGCCGAAGAAAAAGAGTTTCATGCGAGCTGGAGCTTGCCTCTTTCAGCGGCTGCTCAAATGGTAAAGGAGGCTGTGGAAAGACGGAAACCAATTGTTATACACGATGCGGCAAATGATCCTCGTGTGCCGCCCGAATTCGCCGAAAAGCTCAAATTGCGGTCGCTTCTTGCGGTTCCCCTTGTGTTCCATGAAAATGTGATAGGGTATGGAATAACTTTTACTCAGGATGAATTGCGAAGATTCACGCGGCGCCAGGTAAGGCTTGCACAAGCCGTAGCTGCACAAGGTGCGGTGGCGATAGAAAATGCGCGCGCTTATGAGCGAGAACGTCGGATATCAGAGACGCTTCAGAGGTCCTTCTTGCCTGATGTGCCGCAGGTAATTGGTAGCTTCCAGTTTGCTGATAGATACGAGGCGGCTTTGGCGGAGGCACAAATCGGCGGTGATTTCTATGATGTCATAGAAATTTCTCCTGATAAGGTAGCTTTGGTTATGGCTGATGTATCAGGAAAAGGGCTGAGCGCAGCAATTCATACGGCTCTGATAAAATATACTGTTCGTGCATATGCAATTGAGGGTCTCGATCCAATAGGCCTTATTACAAAATTAAACAAAGCGGTATATAAGTTTATTGGTGGCCAAGTTTTCATTACTTGCTTCTATGGTGTGCTTGATACGGTTTCTGGCGTGCTTGAATATGTGAATGCTGGTCATGAATTGCCACTTCTCAATAGCAGCCGACGTAAGCTGTGTATGTCGCTGGCTACTACGGGCACAGCGCTTGGGATTGTTGAAAGTTTTCCATTTACTTCAAAAAGCATCAAGTTTGAGCCTGGGGACGTCCTTCTCTTATATACGGATGGTGCAACAGAAGCCCGGCGTAATGGCCAATTCTTGGGCATAGAAGGGCTTGAGGAAATGTTCTGCCAGTTCGCTCATGAGGATGCCCTGTATATAGTAGACCAGCTGGATTTACGCATCCGTGAATATGCAAAGGGCGTTCTCCACGATGACCTAGCGTTGCTTGTTGTAAAGGCAGGGCAAGAACTAAAATAAAGAACTCTAGGGCTAAAGTTTAGTAGGATTATGCATTTCGCAATTATGTCCAATTTTTGAGCACCGCGGGGAAATCTCTCTGAATTATATGACTATGTCGTAACAAACCGCATTGAGAAAACTCTTGATTTTCCTAGATTTAACGTGTACTTTTAGCTTTTCTGCATGCCAAATTTATGGCCGAAAAATAACATTTCTGACCCTTCAAATTTCATTGACGCCCTGGTAGCCCCATGGTAAATTTTCTGCTGTACCTATAAACCAATGCCGATTTTAGCATTGTCTAGTGGCGGAATCGGCAATGACAGGCTTGTTTTCCTCACGACAAGATCTTTGCAATTTCTGACAATGCACATGGATGGAGAGTAAGAAGCATGACCACGGAAGTTCAAATAAGAAAAAGCCGTCGCTACCTGCCGCAACTACGCAAAATAGTTGCCTGTCTTGCCGCAAAGCTGGGGATGAGTTGGAAAGATATTGCAGATACCGAGGATGCGGTAAGCGAAATATGCTCAATATCCATAGACAGAGCAGATGGAAAATGTGAGGAAAACCTTTTCATCAAATTGGCTGTTTATGGCACATGCATGGCGGTGGAGGTAACCGACCCTTCCAAAGCTATTGACCCGATATGTTCTGACAACGGGTGCCAAAATGAGTATCTGCAGGTATTGGAATGGGATAAGCTTTTGGAGCTTGCAGATAATGTTGAGCTAATCCGTGGTGATGAAGGTACTACTATTAGGATTGTCAAATACGCGGATAGACTTAGGAATACTCGACTAGCCGAAGAATCGGTTCATTTATCTGCCGCATCTGAGACCGCCAATTTGCATGCCTGAACTAAGGGTTTGAGCGATTTCCTCACTATAGTACGGGCATTCTCGTGGTTGGCTATAAACCTTGCAATTGGCGGGCTTATTTTATAATACACGGCTATGATAGCTCTTCCTGGTAAATTCGTGAGGAGATAATCATCCCTGAACTTTCGGAGTATTACCACCTCTTTTGCCATTGGTGTTCCATATGCAGCCGTGGCAATAAAGCATTGTGGAGCGCCAAAGTCCGTCTTTCGAAAATCTATTTGTTCAATTACCCATCTATTACGCGTCTTGGTGAGATAATAGGCCAAATAGGCGGTGCGTGTTCGATGATCAGGACCAACAAAGACGTGCTTAGCCCTTGCAATTGCTTCATCCCCATGAAATTCAACGGTGGTGAACCTGAACTCAGTCGTGTCTATTTGGTCTAAAGCTTCGGCAGTAAGCTTAAATATTTGGCGTGGGGTAAGAGTATGGGAGTACCTGCCTTTATAGTAAATGCTTATTTCTCCATGGGGGTCAACATGCCACATTAAGAACTCGGGGTCTTTTTCCCACCAAGTTGCCTGAATATCTACAAGTGCTTCCTCAAGTGACCCTGGGGGTGGCTCCCGATATTCGTAAATTCGTCGCCAAGGTTTATGCTTACGCTCCCAATAGTCATTGATTATCACAATCGCTCCGATGTCATAGTGGGGGTAAAACCTATAACAATGCTTATCATAAGGATAGAAAAAATCGTCATGAAAATGCCGGCGGAATTCGTAAAGAGGGTCGCGCTGTTCGCTTCGTTTTTGAATTTGACTGCCAAGGTTGCGCGTTCCAGGTCCTCTGTGGGCTGGTGAAGGATAGGGGATGTCTCTCTGTTCCTCATTTCTACGGTAAAGCTCGTCATTCGGTTGTTCGGAGGGTCTTGATTCATCCCTTCGCTCGGACTTCTTTTCTACTGGCGGAGGGGGAGGTGGAGAAGGCTTCGGACTTTCTTGCGGTTCGGTTTTGTTTTCCTTTTCCTCGCTTGAAGTTTCAGACGAATCAGTATTTGGCTTAGTCTTGGTAACACCTTTGGCGACTGCGGGTTTGCAGAAGGGTGGTGCATTGATATAAATAGCGGTCATGACAAATGTTATTAGAAGAACCGCGCAGAAAAACCTTATGGAGAGTTTTGCTCTCATTTTTCAAACTCTCTTCTTGCGTTTTATCGCCATTACCATGGGTAAGAAGTTGAACATCCGACCTCTGTTATATACCAATCGCTTCCAAATCGTTCAAGCGTATAAGAGACGTATACGGTTTTCACAAAGCCGCTATCTTCATCAACGTAAATATGAGTTCCAAATGCAACAACACAATCGGAAGAACGCTTGTGAATCCTGTCAAATATAAAACTGCGCGTCCTTATATTTCTCATGGCGTCGCGCGTCATATCATAATAATCTTCGGCGTCAATGGAATAAGCGTATTTGCCGTTCAAATAAACCGCGATGCGTGAGTTGAACCTGAGGTAGTCTCTTATGAGATATTCATCGCCTCTTTCCCATGCGCGCTGTATGCGATTTAGTGCTTCGCGCAATCTGCGGCCGTAGGTGTCACAAAGATAATAGTCATCATTCCAGTTGATAGCGATTGGGATTTGAACGCAGATGTGTCGGTTTGCAAACGTTGGGATAAAAACGATGCGTGGCCCGAAGATATATGGTGGAAGAGTTCCATAGTAGAAGTATATTGACGGCCAGCAGTAATCTTTCCTATAGGTATAACAGTAGTTTGGGTAAAAGAAGCGCCGAGTTGAATAAGAAATAATGTAGGGGTTATAATCATCTCGTTTGTATTTGTGCGTTTCTGTGCGCTCCCGTTTCCTCTCCCGGTCAAGTGACGTGTCCCGTTTTTCCGTGCGACTGGACCAGATTTTTCCTATGCTCGAATACTCCTTTCTTGTTGAGCCATTGGAAGAATTGTTTGAACTAAAATTAACACTTTGCTTATCACGTTGTGTGGTTGAGCTTCGCAATTCCCACCGTCCACTAATGCTTAGGGGCGACCAACCACTGTCTTTTGGTGTTGATGAGGAAGGCTTTTTGAATACAGGGTTTCCGGGCGAAAAGGGCTTTGTTGAAGATGAGTTGAAGGATGTTCCACCCCAAGATGCAGTGCCCCTGTATGATGAGCTCAACCTGCTGTTTTCGAATCTATTACTATTCCAGCCAGTACTAATACTAGGCCTATTACTAGTAGGCCGTGGAATATTCGCACGAGAATTCGCCGAGCCCCAAAAATTAGGACTTGATTTTTCGGTCTTGGTTACTCCTTTTGCATAGGAAGCATTTTCCATTGCGAGTGCCAGGAGTGCGAAAGTAAATACTGCAAGAATGGTAATTGCGAGGAGCTGTCTAACTTTTATGACCATTTCGGTCACCCCTTTCATGGGAAGGTTCGTTTGCTTTTACGAATAGGGTCAGTTTTTAGTCTCTTTTTAATATTATAGACGTAAGTCTATTGCCAAAAGTTTCATATTATATCGAAGCGGAGTTTCAAACATATGTTCTGGAAATAATCAGGCGAACTTCCCAGCTAAGTTTGCTAGTCTAAAAGAGGGACTCACCTTTTTAGAGTAGCAATTAAATTAATAATTGAAACCATCTCCTCAGGAGTCCACTGATGATAACAGTGGAAATTAGCGCCTTCTATTATTGCCACGCTTGCTTTCGATATTGCGTTTCAACTGAAGCAGCCGTTCTTCGCTTTCTTTAACAAAACGTGATAGCCTTTCCTCGAAGCTTTGGGCTACTGGTGTTGTTTCAGGTTCGCTTTCTGGTTCAGGGCCGAGATTGATTTCTTCTGGAGGGCGCTCAACAGATTTTTCACGCTCGCGAGGTTCCGGAGGCTCCTGAGGAGGCTGCTCAACTTGCTTGGTTGAGAGTTCATAGCGCCCTTTGCTGTTGACGCTCAAGACCCTTACTCTAACTCGATCGTGCTCTTTGAAATAATCTTTGACATCCCTGACAAACGTATCCGCAATCTCGGAAATGTGGATTAAGCCGGTCTTTCCACCTTGCATCCTGACGATAGCACCATACTCAGTTACCTTTACAACTACTCCGTCGACGGTGCTTCCGATTTCTATAGCCATTAGACTTTTGCGCGTTCCTCCTTACTTTTTCCACCTTGACAAAAATCTGTAGGTGGAGATTTTGCAATTATTGACTCTTAAATTGTTTAGCACATAGCCATAGCACGTTGGTGCGTGATTGCTTGTACAGCGTGCGCTATGTATCGGCACTCAGTATATCGGTGCGAATTTTCTTTGTCAACAGGTATTTTTACCAGTAACCTATTAATTTTTAATACGGGCATCTAGAAAAAATAAAACCTATTAATGTTAGCAAAGGCTTTTTTGTTATAATGTCGGTCGGATAGCAATTCTTTACCCTGCAAAATTGGCTTAACAAGAGGTGGAAAATTGAATATTGACAATAATTTCGATGTTATTGTGGCAGGTGGTGGCGTTGCAGGTATTGCCGCTGCCGTTTGTTCGTCAAGAATTGGAGTCAAGACGCTCCTAATTGAACGCTATGGATTTTTGGGCGGTCTTGGGACAGCTGGGCTGGTTAATCCTTTTATGAGCTCCTGCACTTCAAAGGGTGAACAGCTTGTCGGAGGTTTCTTTAAAGAAATTTGCGACCGAATGGCAGATATGGGCGGTATGTTTGGAAGAGCATTCGACCCAGAGGCGATGAAGTTTGTCGCACAGGAAATGCTGCTCGAATCGGGCGGGCACCTCCTTCTCCATTCTTGGATAACAGGGGTTCGCGTTGTTGGGAGAAGGGTCATCGGCGTTGAGATTTTAACAAAAAGCGGGACGATTAACCTCGATGGCGCAGTTACAATTGATGCTACTGGAGATGGTGATGTTTCGGCAATGGCAGGCGCACCATTTGAGATGGGAAGCCCGGAACATGGAATGACTCAGGCGATGACTCTTATGTTCACAATCGGTGGTGTTGATATTCGCAAAGCGCTAATGTATGCCAAGGACAACCCAGATCAAATGCGCTTTCCAAAGCCGCAAACCGATGCGGATGTAGAGCGTCTGCTGAAAACGTCCGTTGGAGTTGCGGGCTTTTATAAGGAAGTTGACGAAGCACGTAGTAAAGGCGAGTTTCCACTTCCGCAAGATATGGTTTTCTTCATAGCATTACCAACGCCTGGTCACGTCGTGGTGAACACGACGCACATTGGAGGGTTGGATGGTACTCGTTCGGAAGATTTAACGCAAGCTGAGATAGAGGGGCGGCGGCAGACGATGGCTTTGATGAAATTCTTCCGGAATTATGTGCCAGGTTTTGAGAATGCTTACTTAGTTCAAACCGCAACCCAAATTGGCGTAAGGGAGACACGTCGTATTTTAGGCGAGTATATCTTTACAGCAGAAGACGTAGTAGCTGGAAGAAAATTCCCTGACCCTGTGTTGAGGTCTGCGTATCCAGTGGATATCCATCGTCCTACTGGCATTGGTTATTCGCGTGCGGATGATGGAAAGCCAACAAATGCTCCTCCTCCTGGTGATTGGTATGAGGTTCCCTATCGGTGTTTGGTGCCGCGTGAAATTGAAAATCTTCTCGTTGCAGGCCGATGTCTTTCTGCAACCCACGAGGGTCAGGGAGCTGTTCGAATAATGCCGAATTGCATGGCACTTGGCCAGGCGGCTGGTATAGCTGCTGCGCTTTGTGTTAGGGAAGGTGTGACTCCTCGGAAGCTGGACTATAAACTCCTAAGAGATTACCTACTAGCTCAGGGAGCAATTATCTAAGGTTAGTACATGAGCCGCCGTTTTTAATATTCCCAGAGGGCATTTTGGAGGGTGAAATGGGCAAGGCTGTTGATGTTGTTAGTAAGTTTGGCATGGTTGCTTCAGACAATGCGCTGGCTTCTCAGGTTGGGCGCGATATACTTCAGGCAGGCGGGAATGCCGTAGACGCAGCGGTTGCGACCGCTCTAGCGCTTTGCGTGGTAAAACCTGCGTCTAATGGAATCGGTGGTTATGGGGGGCAGATGGTTATTTATCTTTCGAGTAAAAGACGAGTTGTCACTATTGACTACAATACTCGTGCTCCGAAGGCGGCAACCGAAGGTATGTTTGAAATTGAGGATAATACAAAAAAGTATGGTTTAGGAGAGTTTGCCCCCGTTGTTAACAATGCTAATTTCGTAGGTCCTCTTGCCGTATCTGTTCCCGGAACTGTAGCAGGTCTTTCCTTGGCAGCTGAGAAATTTGGCCGCCTTGGGTGGGGTAAAGTTATGGAGCCGATTATCCGCCTTGCGGCTGATGGGTTCCCAGTTTATCCAGGGTTGGCTGCGCAGCTCGAATGGCTGAAGAATGGTGCAGATGAAGATTCGATAGCAACAATGTTTCCCGATGGCAGCATACCACAGGAGGGCGAAATCTGGGTGCAATCGGATTTGGCTCGCCTATTGGAGACGCTAGCCGCCGACCCTCGTTCTTTCTATGTTGGAGAAATTGCAGAAAAAATTGCAAACCGCGTTCAATCATTGGGTGGTATACTCACTTTAAGTGATATGGCAGAATACAAGGCACAGATCTGCAAGCCATTAGTTCTTGAATACAGAGGAAAACAAGTTCACGCTTGTCCGGCACTGTCAGGTAGTCCAACTGCACTTGAGATTCTGTCAGTGCTCAATGTGTTGAGCCCAGAGCCATACTCGGCGGACGATTCAAAATATTGGGCAGATCTCGCAGATACGCTAGTCCTAGCTTGGAGAGATCGGTTCAAATATATCGGCGATGTTCCTGGCATTGAGCGAAAAATTCGATGGTTGATTTCCAGTAAACATGCTGGCAAGCTTGCTAGAAGGATTAAAAAAGGGCCGGTTGCTCGCCGACTCCGCAAATCTGAAACAGTGGGCTGCACGGTAAGCCTGGTGGCTTGTGATTCCGAGCACAATATGGTTGCCCTAACGCAGACTCATGGCGGTGGATGGGGCGCGAAGGTTGGCGTTCCTGGCCTTGGTATTGTTTTAAACCATGGAATGTCGCGTTTTGATCCGAGGCCGGGCTTTCCAAACTCTGTTGGCCCAGGGAAGGCCGTGATGCATAACATGTCGCCGCTAATCGTTACTAGCAACGGTAACCCGGTTGCAGCTTTTGGGCTTCCAGGGGGCCGCATGATACCCAACATGGTGGCTCAGTTTGCAGTAAATATCATTGACTTTGACATGACACCTGCTGAAACACTTAATCGCCCAAGGATACACACTCATCTTGCAGGAATGCTTGTTGAGAAGCATCTGCCGGAGACTGCGAGGGAGGCGATGAAGGCACGTGGGCATATGCTGGAGGAGCGCGAAACACTTGCAGGCCTTGCCTCATGCATACGAATAGATGGCAGTCAAATTGTAGGTGCTTCTGGTGCTGGGGTGGAAGGCGCAGCAGGGGTTCTGGAGTAACTACTAGTCATTGGCTTCTAATAAATTAGCCAAATAGCAATAAGCGAAAGAATGACCCCGAGCCACTGGCTGTGCGAAAGTTTTTCTTTCCATGCGGCCATTGAGAGGGTTGCCGTGACAACTAAGTTGCCAAGGTTCCTAACAGGAAAGGCAACTATTCCAGGGATTTGCTGAAGCGCAATCAAGAAAAAGAGCAAGCTTAGTGCACCGCTAAATCCCATGAACAAACCTATTTTTCGGTCGGTCATTGTTGTTTTTCCGCCCTGTATCTTTAAGAGAATCAACCCCATTATCATTGGAACGGCATAGTACATTAGCATATATAAATCACGGTAGGCATCCAACCCGCATTCATGAAGCGCTTTGTTTGCCACATGGAGCAGACCTGTCAGCATGAATGCAACCATAAGGAGAAGAAAGCTCATTATGACGTGCCTCCATTTCTTGTTTCGTGCCTGCCAAAAAGAATAAGTGCAAAAGTAATTAGCACAAGGCCAACAATCTGCTTGTGATTTGGTTGCTCGTGCCAGACAAAGATAGAGGCCAATACGGGAAATGCTATCGCCAGGCTGATAACTGTCCAGGATGCTGAAAGCTGACCGTAGCCTATGTGATAAAAAAATGCCAAAGTTGCAAAGAAAACCATAAACCCTGAAATTGAACCTAAAATAATAGCATGAATGTTTAGCGACAGTTCATGCTTTATAAGAATATAGGTGATTACGGTTAGGGTAGAGCCAATGTACATCCAAACGTTTACGGCTTGGACATTCGAATTTCGCCGTGTCGCTATCTTGTAGCTCATGGCAAAGCCGGTATTGAAGATGATTGATAATATCAAGAATAAAACCATGACAGTTTTTATTTGTATTCAGTGTTTTTTCTCTTGCTATATGGGAGCAAAAGGGCTATTTGAAGTTGGGATATCATGCCACCATTGTAAGCACCCCAAGTAGTAAATGGCAAGATGTGAAAGAAGGTTAGCTCAGCAGTATAACGGGTAATATCTTGAGTGGCGATTCCTCAGCATTTTAATTGCCGAAACGAAGCGGCCCATGCTAGAATAAATGTGCATTGGGCCAAGTTACATTTTGAAGGAGAAGAGTAATATGGAGATGTATGGCATTGTCATGGCAGGCGGCGGAGGCACACGATTGTGGCCAAAGTCTCGAGAAAACTTCCCTAAGCAGATACATCCTCTTGTGGGAGAGAAGCCGCTTGTGCAGGCTATGACAGACAGATTATCCGCAATTCTTGGTGAGGACAAGGTCTACATCATAACTAATGCCCATCACGTAGATTTAATCTGCGAAGCAACTGCGCGGAAGCCCGATGCGGTGTTTATTGATCCTTATAGGCGCGATACAGCACCTTGCATAGGCCTTGCGGCGGCATATATAAGCCTAATAGACCCAGAGGCAATTTTGGGGGTTTTCCCGTCAGACCATTATATTTCGGGTGATGAAGAGTTTGCACAAACTATACTGGCGGCGAAGAAGCTAGCGGAAATGGGGAAAGTGGTCACGATTGGTATACCTCCGACAGCCCCTGAGACAGGATATGGTTATATTCAAATAGAGCCCGAATACAAAGTCGTTGAGGGATGCGAGGTTCATAAGGCAAAACGGTTTGTTGAAAAGCCTGACCTTCCGACCGCTAAAAGATATGTTGAGAGTGGTGATTATCTTTGGAATAGCGGCATGTTTGTATGGAGTGTGCCAAAAATAATGGAGCTCTTCGCTCTTCATTTGCCAGATATTCATGAGCGTTTGATGCGAATAAAAGATGCCGTCGGCGGAGAAAATGAAACCGAAGTTCTCCACCGTGAGTATGAAGCAATGCGTCGGATTTCCGTTGATTATGGAATAATGGAGAAACTCAACGATATTATGGTCGTGCGGGCAACGTTTGGTTGGAATGACATTGGCAGTTGGACGGCAGTAAGCGACATAATGCAAAAAGATGAACACGGAAACGCAGTTAACGCTTTTCACATAGGAATAGATACGACCAATAGCTTGGTTGTTGGTTCAAAGGATAAGCTAATTGCAACCATTGGGCTTGATGATATGATTATTGTTGATACCGAAGACGCGCTCCTTGTTTGTCCGAAAGACCGTGCGCAGGATGTGAAAAAGTTGGTAGAGTTATTGAAAGAGCGGGGTTTGGATAAATATCTGTGAAGTTATTTCCAAGTAGACGTAAGAGTCCTAGTTTCAACGCAAAGTTGCAAGGCTTCTAAGCATCTGATGATGCAAAGATAAACTTTGGCCGCAAAAATGGGCATCCGCAAGGGCATCGTACAAGTTTATACGGGAAACGGAAAAGGTAAGACAACCGCTGCGTGGGGACTTGCGCTTAGAGCTATTGGGCGTGGGCTTAGGGTGGCAGTTGTGCAATTTCTGAAACCTGGCAAATCGGGAGAGGTTTTAGCCGCAGAGCGCCTTGGGTCGGCAATTTCAGTTTTTGGACGAACATCGCCTTTTGATCCAAATGTCAACCAACGTGAATCGGCAGTTCTACGTGAGGAAAGCCGTCAAAATTGGGCGCAGGCGGTTGAAATAATTGAATCTGGCGAGTATGACATAGTCATTTTGGATGAAATGTGCGTAGTGCTTCATTATAGTTTTGTCAATTCCGAGGAAGTACTAGAAATTCTCAAGCGGCGTCCACCTTGGGTAGATGTTATTTTGACAGGTAGGTATGCGCCTAAGGAACTTGTGGATGCCGCCGACCTTGTGACAGAAATGGTTGAAGTAAAGCATCCTGGAAATTCGAGACAGGGGATTGAATATTAGGCAATAAGCGAGAGGAGCTATTGGCAAAGTGACAGGCAGAGAGAGGTTTCTGACTGCTCTTAGGCGGGGGCAGCCTGATAGGGTTCCAATTTGGGAGCTCATTATAAACGAACCCACACT
The Armatimonadota bacterium genome window above contains:
- a CDS encoding FAD-dependent oxidoreductase, with the translated sequence MNIDNNFDVIVAGGGVAGIAAAVCSSRIGVKTLLIERYGFLGGLGTAGLVNPFMSSCTSKGEQLVGGFFKEICDRMADMGGMFGRAFDPEAMKFVAQEMLLESGGHLLLHSWITGVRVVGRRVIGVEILTKSGTINLDGAVTIDATGDGDVSAMAGAPFEMGSPEHGMTQAMTLMFTIGGVDIRKALMYAKDNPDQMRFPKPQTDADVERLLKTSVGVAGFYKEVDEARSKGEFPLPQDMVFFIALPTPGHVVVNTTHIGGLDGTRSEDLTQAEIEGRRQTMALMKFFRNYVPGFENAYLVQTATQIGVRETRRILGEYIFTAEDVVAGRKFPDPVLRSAYPVDIHRPTGIGYSRADDGKPTNAPPPGDWYEVPYRCLVPREIENLLVAGRCLSATHEGQGAVRIMPNCMALGQAAGIAAALCVREGVTPRKLDYKLLRDYLLAQGAII
- a CDS encoding mannose-1-phosphate guanylyltransferase — translated: MEMYGIVMAGGGGTRLWPKSRENFPKQIHPLVGEKPLVQAMTDRLSAILGEDKVYIITNAHHVDLICEATARKPDAVFIDPYRRDTAPCIGLAAAYISLIDPEAILGVFPSDHYISGDEEFAQTILAAKKLAEMGKVVTIGIPPTAPETGYGYIQIEPEYKVVEGCEVHKAKRFVEKPDLPTAKRYVESGDYLWNSGMFVWSVPKIMELFALHLPDIHERLMRIKDAVGGENETEVLHREYEAMRRISVDYGIMEKLNDIMVVRATFGWNDIGSWTAVSDIMQKDEHGNAVNAFHIGIDTTNSLVVGSKDKLIATIGLDDMIIVDTEDALLVCPKDRAQDVKKLVELLKERGLDKYL
- a CDS encoding S1 RNA-binding domain-containing protein, which codes for MAIEIGSTVDGVVVKVTEYGAIVRMQGGKTGLIHISEIADTFVRDVKDYFKEHDRVRVRVLSVNSKGRYELSTKQVEQPPQEPPEPREREKSVERPPEEINLGPEPESEPETTPVAQSFEERLSRFVKESEERLLQLKRNIESKRGNNRRR
- a CDS encoding EamA family transporter; its protein translation is MSFLLLMVAFMLTGLLHVANKALHECGLDAYRDLYMLMYYAVPMIMGLILLKIQGGKTTMTDRKIGLFMGFSGALSLLFFLIALQQIPGIVAFPVRNLGNLVVTATLSMAAWKEKLSHSQWLGVILSLIAIWLIY
- a CDS encoding EamA family transporter, whose translation is MILSIIFNTGFAMSYKIATRRNSNVQAVNVWMYIGSTLTVITYILIKHELSLNIHAIILGSISGFMVFFATLAFFYHIGYGQLSASWTVISLAIAFPVLASIFVWHEQPNHKQIVGLVLITFALILFGRHETRNGGTS
- a CDS encoding gamma-glutamyltransferase family protein, giving the protein MGKAVDVVSKFGMVASDNALASQVGRDILQAGGNAVDAAVATALALCVVKPASNGIGGYGGQMVIYLSSKRRVVTIDYNTRAPKAATEGMFEIEDNTKKYGLGEFAPVVNNANFVGPLAVSVPGTVAGLSLAAEKFGRLGWGKVMEPIIRLAADGFPVYPGLAAQLEWLKNGADEDSIATMFPDGSIPQEGEIWVQSDLARLLETLAADPRSFYVGEIAEKIANRVQSLGGILTLSDMAEYKAQICKPLVLEYRGKQVHACPALSGSPTALEILSVLNVLSPEPYSADDSKYWADLADTLVLAWRDRFKYIGDVPGIERKIRWLISSKHAGKLARRIKKGPVARRLRKSETVGCTVSLVACDSEHNMVALTQTHGGGWGAKVGVPGLGIVLNHGMSRFDPRPGFPNSVGPGKAVMHNMSPLIVTSNGNPVAAFGLPGGRMIPNMVAQFAVNIIDFDMTPAETLNRPRIHTHLAGMLVEKHLPETAREAMKARGHMLEERETLAGLASCIRIDGSQIVGASGAGVEGAAGVLE
- a CDS encoding SpoIIE family protein phosphatase, translated to MPSTDRKISLKIRLLVVLLAAVIIPSVVIAGILVRTGAEREQRRIFAEMQAVAEAVSDDISEFMGNVQSILVTASLSHAYWVSRRQALTDLQKKFPFFKQLAIYDFSGIVQVIVRQKGATWQPPQVLTRAAIKEAMAGRNYTSDVQFVMPHYPLVLVAVPIGQPGEPPSEVLFGVVSLETPKDIISKIRMGRGGYVFVVDKKGRVIAHPLERMHLIGADFSRLGPVRQALEGKTDTALTREDIFTDPSGREVAGVFHRIPDLGWVVVVQVPVSEAFGSQAGTFAIALAWAFLFAVLFGLFGLYLVRRVTIPISKLKEGAEAIGAGNLSWRINVRTRDELEDLADALNRMAENLEVSRRQLEEEHDRAVKAAREANILFRVSQSLVFSMDLEHRLMVVARNLADVCDASKAALWLVENGYLKPAISHGLSAEEKEFHASWSLPLSAAAQMVKEAVERRKPIVIHDAANDPRVPPEFAEKLKLRSLLAVPLVFHENVIGYGITFTQDELRRFTRRQVRLAQAVAAQGAVAIENARAYERERRISETLQRSFLPDVPQVIGSFQFADRYEAALAEAQIGGDFYDVIEISPDKVALVMADVSGKGLSAAIHTALIKYTVRAYAIEGLDPIGLITKLNKAVYKFIGGQVFITCFYGVLDTVSGVLEYVNAGHELPLLNSSRRKLCMSLATTGTALGIVESFPFTSKSIKFEPGDVLLLYTDGATEARRNGQFLGIEGLEEMFCQFAHEDALYIVDQLDLRIREYAKGVLHDDLALLVVKAGQELK